The Pyrenophora tritici-repentis strain M4 chromosome 3, whole genome shotgun sequence genome has a window encoding:
- a CDS encoding Apt, Adenine-guanine phosphoribosyltransferase and related PRPP-binding protein codes for MATLETLQRALLKSASEFTPADSPRQALSDEQYATGFSVFSQEPGRSTYSEFIIPELSYLLAPLHDTEPETRISVLEIGPGPKSVFGDLPQSLRRKIETYTAFEPNAVFAIQLEDWLKGSGGIENKAPLPGLKRVAVHPVEFSDVSDTEKDYRLKKYDIVLFCHSMYGMKPKNSFIGSALGMLVEGGIVAVFHRDGALHIEGLVCHYTVSFPTGVVGVPDRYKDLNQFASFVAGFGMQDEMANTAVQAQWRALCRSMGRRDGAYPEYLIFSAPEVMTVFNEHADSLPELMWQVPQGRKIVKNKEACLHSPAYVARPRDVKDVQICVRWALQYNVGLTVIGGGHSTHCLRPNVVAIDMSGFDSVHILRAVGDEGKPDPISNSFVIAGTGCKTDGLISQAMCEGLTVPLGSRPSVGAGLWLQGGIGHLTRLHGLTCDIIVGAVMVSVKSGEVFYIGNVPEQHRPPGAFLPTDEADILWAIRGAGTNMGIVTSVTFKAFPALQYLTRNWVLPLNDEIDARKRLNQFDKIIAGRLGRSERHCSADAYLYHEAGQLRLGMTTFELVEPSFNVSAIRHEPMGEIWGPVTESKVVDGLELFEEEMYMSGMHGGHGGGKTSSFKRCILMKDISEEGIAARLISAVETRPSPLCYLHLLHGGGAVRDLAATAVAFGCRTWSFACVITGVWPRDEDGTALANACVQWVYDLAKDLLPFSSGAYGVDLGPDPRDAELAVRAFGPNGSRLGRLKRDMDPHGMLAYACPLPKAPPPKLVVLVTGESCAGKDHCAHIWASLFLQHRNNTEFSAQGPNSRVMSISDATKREYAAAVGADFDRLLEDRAYKEEHRAPLTEFFQQQVQKRPQLPEEHFSSTVRDATAADVDVLFITGMRDKAPVASFAHLVPESRLVEIRVEAKEHTRIERGADTSKSSMKELEHRPSLIFQNDKSANEPAESFARSNLIPLIHDDLQQLADMVRSIPSFPTPGIEFRHVLDIAQQQGGMRRCVSLLQTLFSGNWDKVKAIVSVGVGSLVFASSLTERVDKPLVLVREEGKLPPPTIYTCKPRSHISFVSSSKQKVTRIEMERDAVPVGASVVVVDDVLATGETLCAVLQLLVKAGVALEDVSVMVVAEFPVHRGRALLYERGYGKVNVQSLLVFNGV; via the coding sequence ATGGCCACTCTCGAGACGCTACAGCGAGCGCTACTCAAGTCAGCAAGCGAATTCACACCGGCAGACTCCCCTAGACAAGCTTTATCGGACGAGCAGTATGCCACCGGCTTCTCCGTCTTCTCCCAAGAGCCCGGGCGCTCAACATACAGCGAATTCATCATACCCGAGCTATCCTACCTCCTAGCGCCTCTCCATGATACTGAACCCGAAACACGCATCTCGGTGCTGGAGATAGGACCGGGCCCAAAAAGTGTTTTTGGTGATCTTCCTCAGAGCTTGCGACGCAAGATCGAAACCTATACTGCTTTCGAGCCCAATGCGGTCTTTGCGATACAGCTGGAAGATTGGCTCAAGGGTAGTGGTGGGATCGAAAACAAAGCTCCACTTCCCGGTCTCAAACGGGTTGCTGTCCATCCTGTTGAGTTTTCCGATGTTAGCGATACAGAGAAAGACTATCGGCTCAAAAAGTATGACATTGTTCTGTTTTGCCACAGCATGTACGGCATGAAACCGAAGAACAGTTTCATTGGAAGCGCTCTGGGGATGCTTGTTGAAGGGGGGATAGTAGCGGTTTTTCATCGGGATGGCGCCCTACATATCGAGGGCTTAGTATGCCATTACACGGTTTCATTCCCTACTGGAGTTGTCGGCGTTCCAGACCGATACAAAGACTTGAACCAGTTCGCGTCTTTCGTGGCTGGGTTCGGCATGCAAGACGAGATGGCGAATACCGCAGTTCAAGCGCAGTGGAGAGCACTATGCCGTTCGATGGGTCGTCGGGACGGAGCATACCCAGAGTACCTTATTTTCAGCGCACCCGAGGTCATGACAGTATTTAATGAACACGCCGACAGTTTGCCAGAGTTGATGTGGCAAGTACCGCAAGGTCGGAAGATAGTCAAGAACAAAGAGGCTTGTCTGCACAGTCCGGCTTATGTTGCTCGACCAAGGGATGTCAAAGACGTTCAAATTTGCGTTCGGTGGGCGCTACAATATAACGTCGGCTTGACCGTTATCGGGGGAGGCCATAGCACGCACTGTCTCAGGCCTAACGTTGTGGCGATCGATATGAGCGGTTTCGACTCGGTACACATCCTGAGAGCCGTTGGAGACGAAGGCAAGCCAGATCCTATCTCTAATTCATTCGTCATCGCAGGGACTGGGTGCAAGACTGATGGTCTCATAAGCCAAGCCATGTGCGAAGGTTTGACAGTGCCTCTGGGATCGCGCCCAAGCGTCGGTGCAGGTTTATGGCTACAAGGAGGCATAGGACACCTTACCAGGCTCCATGGACTAACTTGCGACATCATCGTCGGTGCTGTCATGGTCAGCGTTAAATCTGGCGAAGTCTTCTATATTGGTAATGTGCCAGAACAACATCGGCCACCTGGCGCCTTTCTTCCCACGGACGAAGCCGATATCCTTTGGGCGATAAGAGGTGCTGGAACAAACATGGGGATCGTGACGAGCGTTACGTTCAAGGCTTTCCCTGCTCTACAATACCTGACAAGGAACTGGGTGCTACCACTCAACGATGAGATCGACGCACGGAAACGACTCAATCAGTTCGACAAAATAATCGCTGGACGACTGGGGCGATCTGAACGCCACTGTTCAGCAGATGCGTATCTGTACCATGAGGCTGGTCAATTGAGACTTGGAATGACCACATTCGAGCTAGTGGAGCCTTCTTTCAATGTTTCAGCTATCAGACATGAACCCATGGGAGAAATCTGGGGGCCGGTGACGGAGTCTAAAGTCGTTGATGGTTTGGAATTGTTCGAGGAAGAGATGTACATGTCTGGGATGCATGGCGGGCATGGTGGCGGCAAGACTTCTTCGTTCAAACGTTGCATACTCATGAAGGATATCTCGGAAGAGGGCATTGCTGCCCGCTTGATATCTGCTGTGGAAACTCGTCCGTCGCCGCTATGTTACCTCCACTTACTACATGGAGGTGGAGCGGTTCGCGATCTCGCAGCCACTGCTGTTGCCTTTGGATGTCGCACGTGGAGTTTCGCATGCGTCATCACCGGCGTTTGGCCACGCGATGAAGATGGCACTGCACTTGCTAACGCTTGTGTGCAGTGGGTATACGATCTTGCAAAGGACTTGTTGCCCTTCAGCAGCGGAGCTTACGGAGTTGATCTCGGACCGGATCCCAGAGATGCCGAACTCGCGGTCAGAGCCTTCGGACCAAACGGATCGCGACTAGGTCGTCTGAAACGTGATATGGATCCGCATGGGATGCTAGCGTATGCCTGTCCGTTACCTAAAGCACCACCACCCAAGCTTGTCGTCCTTGTCACTGGCGAGAGTTGCGCTGGAAAAGACCACTGCGCACATATATGGGCCTCCCTGTTCTTGCAACACCGGAACAATACGGAGTTCTCTGCCCAAGGCCCGAATTCGCGCGTTATGAGCATCAGTGATGCCACGAAGCGTGAGTATGCAGCGGCTGTTGGGGCTGATTTCGATCGCCTGCTGGAAGATCGTGCCTACAAGGAAGAGCACCGCGCACCATTGACAGAATTCTTTCAGCAACAGGTGCAGAAACGACCTCAACTACCCGAAGAGCATTTCTCGAGCACCGTACGCGATGCCACAGCCGCAGATGTTGATGTGCTGTTCATTACGGGTATGAGAGACAAGGCACCTGTCGCATCCTTTGCTCACCTGGTGCCCGAGAGCAGACTGGTTGAGATTCGTGTAGAAGCCAAGGAGCACACGAGAATTGAACGTGGAGCGGATACCAGCAAGTCCAGTATGAAGGAGCTGGAGCATCGGCCTAGCCTGATCTTCCAGAACGACAAGTCTGCAAATGAGCCTGCCGAAAGCTTCGCCAGATCCAATCTCATACCTTTGATTCACGATGACTTGCAGCAACTTGCAGACATGGTACGCTCAATACCCAGCTTCCCAACCCCAGGTATCGAGTTTCGCCACGTGCTTGACATCGCTCAGCAGCAGGGTGGGATGCGTCGATGTGTATCCTTATTGCAGACTCTGTTTTCTGGTAATTGGGACAAAGTCAAAGCCATCGTGAGCGTCGGAGTAGGTAGCCTCGTCTTTGCGTCTTCTTTGACCGAACGGGTTGACAAGCCTCTCGTTCTGGTTCGCGAAGAAGGGAAGCTTCCACCACCGACCATATATACGTGCAAGCCACGATCTCACATCTCTTTTGTGTCGTCTTCGAAGCAGAAGGTTACGCGTATCGAGATGGAGCGAGACGCCGTCCCCGTTGGCGCATCTGTTGTCGTGGTGGACGATGTACTAGCAACAGGTGAGACGCTTTGCGCGGTGTTGCAATTATTGGTTAAAGCCGGCGTTGCTCTTGAGGATGTTAGTGTGATGGTCGTTGCGGAGTTCCCGGTTCATCGCGGTCGCGCGTTACTGTATGAGCGCGGATATGGTAAGGTGAATGTGCAGAGTCTATTGGTGTTTAACGGAGTCTAG
- a CDS encoding class II aldolase-adducin domain containing protein yields the protein MGRTKSGTALKVRKYPTFLSLEDERLYRKQHLAAAYRIFALRGFDEGVAGHISVRDPILTDHFWLNPLSAHFSLIRVSDLILVNEEGEVVEGDQPINAAAFAIHSAIHKRRPDVHAACHAHSVHGKAFSAFGRELDMITQDSVRFYKSHGVYNQFGGVVLASEEGERIAKALGDGKAAILQNHGILTVGGSVDEAAFWFLSLDKTCQAQLLVDAAAAGSGHKPKIIPDREAAETYKQVGTPEKGWLAFQSYYDEILAKTKGEFLA from the exons ATGGGCCGCACAAAGTCGGGCACAGCGCTGAAAGTGCGTAAATACCCCACTTTCTTGTCCCTTGAAGATGAGCGCCTCTATCGCAAACAACATCTCGCAGCTGCATATCGCATATTTGCCTTGCGTGGCTTCGATGAGGGTGTTGCCGGCCATATCAGCGTACGCGATCCGATCTTGACCGACCACTTCTGGCTCAACCCGCTATCTGCCCACTTTTCTTTGATCCGTGTGTCTGATTTGATATTGGTCAATGAGGAGGGCGAGGTCGTGGAGGGAGACCAGCCGATCAATGCTGCTGCATTTGCCATTCACAGCGCCATACATAAACGGAGACCTGACGTGCATGCCGCGTGTCATGCGCACAGCGTACATGGAAAGGCATTCAGTGCCTTTGGGAGGGAACTGGATATGATCACACAAGACAGCGTACGTTTCTACAAGAGCCACGGCGTGTATAATCAATTCGGTGGCGTTGTATTAGCAAGCGAGGAGGGAGAGCGGATAGCCAAAGCGCTCG GCGACGGCAAAGCAGCTATCCTGCAAAACCACGGCATCCTCACCGTAGGCGGGTCTGTCGACGAAGCGGCCTTTTGGTTCCTATCGCTCGATAAAACCTGCCAAGCACAACTCCTTGTAGACGCGGCGGCGGCTGGGAGCGGACACAAGCCCAAGATTATACCGGACCGAGAGGCGGCCGAGACGTACAAGCAGGTAGGAACGCCCGAGAAGGGCTGGCTGGCTTTCCAGAGCTATTATGATGAGATACTCGCCAAGACCAAAGGGGAATTTTTGGCCTAA